Proteins found in one Miscanthus floridulus cultivar M001 chromosome 4, ASM1932011v1, whole genome shotgun sequence genomic segment:
- the LOC136551551 gene encoding transcription factor TGAL7-like isoform X1 produces the protein MMAASSTMSKESAASYDMAEFDQSAIFLYLEDGHDQEQQRQTLNIFPSQPMHVAEPIPAKGVSMGMVAASMLPNGNSSSPKRQEQGGQQRSVAAPAGPVVPLPNNNLAKDNRNSLTKKEENSGGKGAASGGAQERLKDPKTLRRLAQNREAARKSRLRKKAYIQQLETSRIRLSQLEQQVQVARVQGVFLGTGDQPGFPSAPSPAAVFDVEYGRWVEEHSNLMFQLRAALSEHLADEQLQSFVNGGMAQHEELLHLKGAMARADVFHLLSGVWVSPAERCFLWLGGFRPSEVIKVMLKHVEPLSEGQILGIYQLQQSVQEREEALNHSMEATQQNISDIVAAPDVAPATFMGHMSLAMNKVAAMESFVMQADGLRQQTLHKLHHILTTRQAARCLLAITDYFHRLRALSTLWVARPRQDDGPGLQS, from the exons ATGATGGCAGCCTCTTCCACCAT GAGCAAGGAATCAGCAGCAAGCTACGACATGGCGGAATTCGACCAGTCAGCAATCTTTCTCTACCTTGAGGATGGCCACGATCAAGAACAACAACGAC AGACTCTGAACATCTTTCCATCGCAGCCAATGCATGTGGCCGAGCCAATTCCTGCTAAG GGTGTTAGCATGGGCATGGTGGCAGCCAGCATGCTGCCCAATGGCAACTCTTCTTCACCCAAGAGACAAGAGCAAGGTGGCCAGCAGAGGAGTGTCGCTGCTCCTGCAGGCCCCGTTGTGCCGTTGCCTAATAACAACTTAGCCAAGGATAACAGGAATAGCCTTACTAAG AAGGAAGAAAATAGCGGTGGAAAGGGTGCAGCATCTGGTGGTGCTCAGGAGAGACTGAAAGACCCTAAG ACACTGAGGAGGCTTGCACAGAATAGAGAGGCAGCAAGGAAGAGCAGGCTTAGGAAGAAG GCTTATATCCAACAGTTGGAGACAAGTAGGATCAGGCTCAGCCAGCTTGAACAACAAGTTCAAGTGGCAAGAGTACAG GGTGTCTTCTTGGGCACTGGTGATCAGCCAGGTTTTCCTTCTGCCCCTTCACCAG CTGCAGTATTTGACGTGGAGTATGGAAGGTGGGTTGAAGAGCACAGCAATCTGATGTTCCAGCTGAGGGCGGCGCTGAGCGAGCACCTGGCGGATGAGCAGCTGCAGAGCTTCGTGAATGGTGGCATGGCGCAGCACGAGGAGCTGCTGCACCTGAAAGGCGCCATGGCCAGGGCCGATGTCTTCCACCTCTTGTCTGGGGTGTGGGTATCCCCTGCTGAGCGTTGCTTCCTTTGGTTGGGAGGCTTTCGCCCCTCGGAGGTTATAAAG GTGATGCTAAAGCATGTGGAGCCGCTGTCAGAGGGCCAGATCCTTGGCATCTACCAACTCCAGCAGTCAGTgcaggagagggaggaggctctGAACCACAGCATGGAAGCCACCCAGCAGAACATCTCGGACATAGTCGCTGCTCCTGATGTCGCCCCCGCCACCTTCATGGGCCACATGTCCCTCGCCATGAACAAGGTCGCCGCTATGGAGAGCTTCGTCATGCAG GCAGATGGGCTAAGACAGCAGACCCTCCACAAGCTCCACCACATCCTGACCACCAGACAGGCTGCTCGTTGTCTGCTCGCCATCACCGACTACTTCCACCGCCTCCGCGCGCTCAGTACACTCTGGGTTGCAAGGCCCAGGCAGGACGACGGCCCGGGGCTGCAGTCGTAG
- the LOC136551551 gene encoding transcription factor TGAL7-like isoform X2, whose amino-acid sequence MMAASSTMSKESAASYDMAEFDQSAIFLYLEDGHDQEQQRQTLNIFPSQPMHVAEPIPAKGVSMGMVAASMLPNGNSSSPKRQEQGGQQRSVAAPAGPVVPLPNNNLAKDNRNSLTKKEENSGGKGAASGGAQERLKDPKTLRRLAQNREAARKSRLRKKAYIQQLETSRIRLSQLEQQVQVARVQGVFLGTGDQPGFPSAPSPAAVFDVEYGRWVEEHSNLMFQLRAALSEHLADEQLQSFVNGGMAQHEELLHLKGAMARADVFHLLSGVWVSPAERCFLWLGGFRPSEVIKVMLKHVEPLSEGQILGIYQLQQSVQEREEALNHSMEATQQNISDIVAAPDVAPATFMGHMSLAMNKVAAMESFVMQMG is encoded by the exons ATGATGGCAGCCTCTTCCACCAT GAGCAAGGAATCAGCAGCAAGCTACGACATGGCGGAATTCGACCAGTCAGCAATCTTTCTCTACCTTGAGGATGGCCACGATCAAGAACAACAACGAC AGACTCTGAACATCTTTCCATCGCAGCCAATGCATGTGGCCGAGCCAATTCCTGCTAAG GGTGTTAGCATGGGCATGGTGGCAGCCAGCATGCTGCCCAATGGCAACTCTTCTTCACCCAAGAGACAAGAGCAAGGTGGCCAGCAGAGGAGTGTCGCTGCTCCTGCAGGCCCCGTTGTGCCGTTGCCTAATAACAACTTAGCCAAGGATAACAGGAATAGCCTTACTAAG AAGGAAGAAAATAGCGGTGGAAAGGGTGCAGCATCTGGTGGTGCTCAGGAGAGACTGAAAGACCCTAAG ACACTGAGGAGGCTTGCACAGAATAGAGAGGCAGCAAGGAAGAGCAGGCTTAGGAAGAAG GCTTATATCCAACAGTTGGAGACAAGTAGGATCAGGCTCAGCCAGCTTGAACAACAAGTTCAAGTGGCAAGAGTACAG GGTGTCTTCTTGGGCACTGGTGATCAGCCAGGTTTTCCTTCTGCCCCTTCACCAG CTGCAGTATTTGACGTGGAGTATGGAAGGTGGGTTGAAGAGCACAGCAATCTGATGTTCCAGCTGAGGGCGGCGCTGAGCGAGCACCTGGCGGATGAGCAGCTGCAGAGCTTCGTGAATGGTGGCATGGCGCAGCACGAGGAGCTGCTGCACCTGAAAGGCGCCATGGCCAGGGCCGATGTCTTCCACCTCTTGTCTGGGGTGTGGGTATCCCCTGCTGAGCGTTGCTTCCTTTGGTTGGGAGGCTTTCGCCCCTCGGAGGTTATAAAG GTGATGCTAAAGCATGTGGAGCCGCTGTCAGAGGGCCAGATCCTTGGCATCTACCAACTCCAGCAGTCAGTgcaggagagggaggaggctctGAACCACAGCATGGAAGCCACCCAGCAGAACATCTCGGACATAGTCGCTGCTCCTGATGTCGCCCCCGCCACCTTCATGGGCCACATGTCCCTCGCCATGAACAAGGTCGCCGCTATGGAGAGCTTCGTCATGCAG ATGGGCTAA